The region GTGGTAGGGGAAATGTGTAAGGAGGGTGTCAGCCATACTTCTtgggcagtgatcttcaaccttttttgtgccatgaccccagtaaaAAAGTATTAGACTAGGgaactgctgcccccttcctggatctgatccaccCATTCCCACCCCGTTTCCTTCTacctcttttgtcttcacaacaaccctgtgaggcggCAGGAGCTGAgggacaagacagcaagaagGGGCTGTGCAAGGTTGTATAAAGAATTCACTTTTGGTAGGGCAGTACTtctattggattggatccaagccctctcttacacaggctttgaaagtttgctgTGAACCCCCagatgaggctttgtgacctcaTTGGGGTCATAACTCATGGTTTGAGGAAAACTGTTCTAGgtgaagggagttccacagtacAGAGGCCACTGCCAAGAAGCTCCTGTCATGAGCCAGTGTGTGCCATATTTCCAACAAGTGTGGAATCCACAAACGAGCCTTCCTAGAAGATCTTATGAGGTGGGCAATAAACTTGTGGAGAGCTGTGATTAGAATCTCCCAGGTTTGATAATTGGCCATGCCTTGCAAATGTTGTGATGTAACATGTATGCTGGTCCTTTAAAGCAGACACTTTCCACCCTGAGCTGTAGGTCAGTGGTAGATTGCATACTTTCCTAAGTCCCTGGTTCATTCCCTagcagcatctctaggtagggcaaaGAAGAATTTccacctgaaatcctggagagctgctgcctgtctgtgTTGTCAATACTGACCTAAATGTACCAGTGGTCTGATTTGGTGTAAGGCAGTGTCCTAGGAATAGCATAAAGGTTTGCTCTCATGTAGAAGATACCagctccccaccacaagatagtGCCAGATATGTTGTTCAAACTCTTAGCTGATATGGTAAGAAGTGGCCTTTTGGTATTATAAAAAAGGGGGCAGAGGAAATGCATAGGCTGGATCTTCACAGTGTGGGGAGTACCTGTGTGAGATGTATGATTCTAGTTGAATAGTCAAAGATGTTAGCTCTGTTAAGAAGAACACATGTGCTCTTGTGGTAGGATTGTTGTTTAAAGACCAATATCTCCCACAGTGCACCTCACCCCTTTCTTCTTCCCTGCTCAGCACGGTCCCAGGACCCCAGCCAGAGGCGTATCTTGGACCGGGCCACCCGCCAGCGGCGCCTCAACCGTCAGTTGGAGGCTCTGGAGAATGACAACTTCCAGGATGACCCTCACGCCAACATGCCCCAGCTTGTGAAGCGCTTGCCGCAGTTTGACGATGATGCTGAAACAGGTGAGTTTTTGTGGCAGCGGCCTTTTAACTTTCACCTAAGCCTCTTAGTGCAGTGAGTTTCAACTAgtgtgccgcaaaaggtccacaggtgtgccatgaggtTTTGGAGTACAGCGGTTGCAAATGGCTGAAAttgacttctgggttctgcagctcctgTTTCTAGGGctactgtctgtagtaacaaattgtttgtcCGTCTTCCTTTGATGGCTTAGACCAAAAGTCAGTGGTTCAAGACAGGCAATTTGAACTAGGCAGctgtcctagaaacagaacccagaagagtctcccagaagtgacatcacgcaaggcaaagaccatagaggtcagtgtgccatgagaagaataatgttgaaaatggctgtcaaaatgatattaagaggctatactagaagaggaacaagattaggagatatgtattgattgattagatacaGTGATATacgattgcctgcaccctccaatggtgtgcttgtgtgttgtgtgttgagtttgtgtttgttatgtgtttgttttttggaaaataataagaaaaaaggaaaaaagaaaagaaaatggctgtcataatgtttctctttccttcccctaCTAGAGATTCTCTTATCAAATTCATTCCTCATGATTGGGAAGTAGGGAGAGGAGGAGTGAGAGAAAGGGGGAATGCAGGGAAACTATGTCAGGGCTAGATTTCTGGACTTTGcttggagtaagctgcattgaatacaatgggccttacttctgagtgagcATACAGGTATAGCCTTTCAACTATAAGGATCAAGGAACTTGAAAGACTTGCAAATCAAGCTCTTAAAATCAAATGTTGCTACAATACAGTACCACAAATCTTTAGCCAATATAAACTGCCAAGCAAGAATTCCTGTTGTCTTGCACAGGAAACAGAGACTTTTCTTAGTTCCTGAGGGAAACACGGAAAAGAAAACCCAACAAAGGACATGCCTTGTACTGTGACGTGTGACCCAAAGAGAAAATGTCCTTTGGTGTGTCCTGCCACTCACTGTGAACCCTGTGAAAATAGGACTCAGAAGTCCCTCTCAGAAGTTGGTTGCTGTAGTTCTGTCAAGGGCAGGACATGGGGGCTTTTTCCTCAGGCacaatttagggctcaatcctaaccccttttgtcagtgctttccagcactgacttaagggcaatgcagctctgaggtaaggaaacaaacatacccttactttgaggaggcctccgtgaattacacccaactgcaggatgcagcacacatcccactggcaccgctatgccagtgctggaaagcactgacataaggggttaggattgcgccttcagtCGCCTTCTGCCATAGCCAAAGTGAGTAAGGACATAATCCTGCTGGCTTGGACCAAAGGTCAGTGGTTCAAGTactctccagcagcagccaatCCTATAATTCTGGGAGCTTTCTTTTTAAGCTCTGCCTCTCTTGTTTTCTCATTTTAGGCTTGCTTGGGCTCTGTTGTtcaaagccagtggttctcaaactgtgggtcaggaggacccactggtgggtcacaaccagcTGTTTAGTAGGTTGCCAAAGGATAATGggaagatcaaataactaattacctcaagccttgaagctgttcagaaatcagataTTGTAGTTGCCAATTACTCTGcaaaagagttcagctcctgcagtttgcaggattGCTGCtcattgccctgcaaggagctgagctcctgaagtttgcaagcatgtgtaagtatAGGGAGGTAAatttttgagggtcttttttctggtcattattactttgacataaataaataaaatattatttctttctagatcttcttttcTAAAGGGGTCCTAagagagtgttgtttaaaaaaatgggtcctggtgctaaaaagtttgggaaccactgttttaaacttTTTGTCTTAACATTCTTCAACCTGAGCTAGTTTTAACTTAAGATCAATACCCCCCTCTCTCTGTATGTGCTGTATTTAcagggaaaaagaagaagaaaacccGTGGTGACCATTTCAAGTTGCGTTTCCGGAAAAACTTCCAAGCTTTATTGGAGGAGCAGGTGCCTCTTTCTCTTCCCATTTCGAGAACTGGCTGTGGCTTGTATTGttcatttgttttctttcctaTTCTTTCCCTGAATCAACATTTTTAAACATTGTAAACTGAATATCAGAGTCTTAAAATCTAACTTTTGAAGCAAACACACAACAAAAATAGGAAGTGCTTTGTATGTTTTCTGTGCAGCCTCTGAACGAATTGATTAGCAGTCTAGAGGCCTACAGTGATGGAACCCAAAGCTTCCAAACTGGTTGTGGCTGCAGAATTTACCACTTGTAAATgttgccttttaaaaacaaaacaaactaaatTTCTAGCCCCCATGGTTTGTGGCAATATTTGGAAGTGCAGGAAAGTGTCTGCTAAAAATCTTACAAGTCAGAATGGGAGCAAAATACATTATGGAAAAtaggaaaataatattttt is a window of Tiliqua scincoides isolate rTilSci1 chromosome 5, rTilSci1.hap2, whole genome shotgun sequence DNA encoding:
- the ZNHIT1 gene encoding zinc finger HIT domain-containing protein 1 gives rise to the protein MVEKKVSARSQDPSQRRILDRATRQRRLNRQLEALENDNFQDDPHANMPQLVKRLPQFDDDAETGKKKKKTRGDHFKLRFRKNFQALLEEQNLNASEGPNYLTACAPPSNLPQRHFCSVCGFPSNYICVSCGARYCCVKCLGTHQETRCLKWTV